A window of the Schistocerca nitens isolate TAMUIC-IGC-003100 chromosome 5, iqSchNite1.1, whole genome shotgun sequence genome harbors these coding sequences:
- the LOC126260774 gene encoding uncharacterized protein LOC126260774, whose amino-acid sequence MVARMSLTLRQLQNSFNSYYATVAGKLVKEKFGNPPNTTWKELSSIEINNISMFLSPESPTELLNTINSLKNKYSIGIDDIPDYIIKNNSFSKIIEKVFLSKLITFFSMNNIIYGCQHGFRPQRSIEKATFNLINHVLNAVDNHRNISGLFLDLTKAFDVIDHSILLRKLEWYSIRGVPNQWIKSYLEYHSQVTEIKNMEGNELQKHLSQPFGLCHGNKEENLTASAKDITKRVSEWFTRNRLIVNPQKMILMYFHTDQNKNPVQPLICIDNQNICAINETKFLGIHIHENLKWSSYITYLNSKLAKISYVVRILCNNTSAETVRAVYFAHVDSILKYGIIFWGNVHQATTIFRNQKAIIRIMK is encoded by the exons GTTGCAAAACAGTTTCAATTCTTactatgcaactgttgctggaaaattagtgaaggaaaaatttggaaatccacctaatacaacatggaaagaactttcatctatagaaataaataatatatccatgttcctcagtccagaaagcccaacagagctcctaaataccattaattcactgaagaacAAGTATTCAAttggtattgatgatattccagattatattataaaaaataaca GTTTTTCGAAAATCATTGAAAAAGTattcctttcaaaactaattacattcttcaGCATGAATAATATTATTtatggatgtcaacatggcttcagaccacagcgATCAATTGAAAAagccactttcaatctgataaaccatgtcttaaatgcagtggacaaccacagaaatatctcaggtttattcttggacctaacaaaagcttttgatgtgattgatcattctatactcctgaggaagctTGAATGGTATAGtataagaggtgtgccaaatcagtggattaaatcatatttggaatatcactctcaggtaactgaaattaagaacatggaaggaaatgaactccagaaACACCTTTCACAACCATTTGGACTatgtcatg ggaataaagaagaaaatcttactgcatctgcaaaagatattacaaaaagagtgtctgaatggtttaccagaaacaggcttaTAGTTAATCCCCAAAAGATGATACTCATgtatttccacactgatcaaaataaaaatccggtACAACCtttaatatgtatagataaccaaaacatttgtgctatcaatgaaactaaatttcttgggattcatatccacgaaaatcttaaatggagctcTTATATCACatacctaaattcaaaactagcaaaaataagctatgtggtaagaattctctgcaacaatactagtgcagaaacagttagggctgtatactttgctcatgtagattcaatactgaagtacggtatcattttctggggaaatgtacaccagGCCACAACAATTTTCAGGAatcaaaaggcaattataagaataatgaaatga